The Coffea arabica cultivar ET-39 chromosome 4e, Coffea Arabica ET-39 HiFi, whole genome shotgun sequence genome includes a window with the following:
- the LOC113740635 gene encoding kunitz trypsin inhibitor 5-like, which produces MKISLLFIISFLLFFISTVSSFSSAAEPEPVLDIDGNVLRTNHYYYILPAKVRGRFRGGGLTLSSIGNDTCPVGVFQELSEQRNGIPLTFSPVKPRYGVVRTSTDLNIQFAYPETCGESPVWRVDNYLDPSVDSFVSIGGVVGNPGPATLGSWFKIQKFGYDYKLVYCPTVCSNCDVICKDVGILYQNGERRLFLNDYPLRVVFKQA; this is translated from the coding sequence ATGAAGATATCACTGCTCTTCATAATTTCATTCCttctatttttcatttccaCAGTCTCCTCCTTCTCTTCAGCTGCTGAACCCGAGCCAGTGCTCGATATAGATGGAAATGTGCTTCGAACTAACCACTACTACTACATATTACCTGCCAAAGTCCGCGGTAGGTTCAGAGGTGGAGGGCTTACGTTATCGAGCATTGGCAATGACACTTGCCCAGTTGGCGTGTTTCAAGAATTGTCTGAGCAAAGAAATGGCATCCCCTTGACATTTTCGCCTGTGAAACCGAGATATGGTGTTGTTCGTACCTCGACAGATTTAAACATCCAATTTGCTTATCCAGAAACCTGTGGCGAATCTCCAGTTTGGAGGGTTGATAATTATCTTGATCCATCGGTTGATAGCTTTGTATCCATCGGTGGAGTTGTTGGAAATCCTGGTCCTGCGACTTTAGGCAGCtggttcaaaattcaaaaatttggctATGACTACAAGCTTGTTTATTGTCCCACAGTCTGCAGCAATTGTGATGTTATTTGCAAAGATGTTGGCATATTGTACCAGAATGGGGAAAGACGTTTATTTCTGAACGATTATCCACTCAGGGTCGTATTCAAGCAGGCATGA